From a single Cytophagales bacterium WSM2-2 genomic region:
- a CDS encoding putative HTH-type transcriptional regulator y4tD, with protein sequence MTLDQFDKHLLRLLQQDNRLTSDELGKKVGLSSSAVQRRLKKLRDEKIIEADISIVSPSVVGLDITCIVEVALERGNSQGLGKFKASMLKCSDVMQCYYVTGKYDFVLIVHSPNMQKYEEFTNKWLLDNPNVSHFYTHVVMDKVKTGYSISI encoded by the coding sequence ATGACACTGGATCAATTTGACAAACACCTCCTTCGTCTTCTGCAACAGGACAATCGCCTAACGTCAGACGAACTTGGCAAAAAAGTAGGACTGAGCTCTTCTGCAGTTCAGCGCAGGCTTAAGAAACTCCGTGATGAAAAGATAATCGAAGCGGATATTTCAATTGTATCGCCATCGGTAGTTGGCCTGGACATTACATGCATTGTTGAGGTGGCGCTGGAACGGGGTAACTCGCAAGGCCTTGGAAAATTCAAAGCATCGATGCTCAAATGCAGTGACGTAATGCAGTGCTACTACGTTACCGGTAAATACGATTTTGTGCTGATCGTACATTCACCCAACATGCAGAAGTATGAAGAGTTTACCAATAAATGGTTACTCGACAACCCCAATGTGAGTCACTTCTATACCCATGTAGTGATGGATAAAGTGAAGACGGGATACAGTATATCTATTTAG
- a CDS encoding endoribonuclease, with the protein MKAIFSEQAPKAIGPYSQAILTGNLLYCSGQTPVDPVTMKIETSDIESQTRRALKNLEIVLASEGLSLLHVVKTNVYLIDMSLFEKMNKEYASVFGDHRPARTTVAVKGLPYNALVEIECIAEKK; encoded by the coding sequence ATGAAAGCAATCTTTTCAGAACAAGCACCTAAGGCTATTGGTCCTTACTCTCAAGCGATCCTAACAGGCAACTTATTGTATTGTTCAGGTCAGACTCCGGTCGATCCGGTAACAATGAAAATAGAGACTTCAGATATTGAAAGCCAAACACGAAGAGCTCTTAAGAATCTGGAAATCGTTTTAGCTTCGGAGGGCTTGTCGCTATTGCATGTCGTCAAAACCAATGTATACCTGATCGATATGAGTTTGTTTGAGAAAATGAACAAGGAATATGCTTCAGTGTTCGGTGATCACCGCCCGGCACGCACCACCGTAGCCGTGAAAGGCCTTCCTTATAATGCATTGGTTGAGATTGAATGTATTGCAGAGAAGAAATAA
- the gaa gene encoding glutaryl-7-ACA acylase → MKRILGLFCLLAASNIVLAQPDSVHIKANYEKMEVQIPMRDGVKLFTSIYLPKDKSKVYPILMQRTCYSVAPYGPTRFRRNLGPSKYLMKEGYIFVYQDVRGRWMSEGTFDNMRPNIPGNDRKNKTAIDEASDTWDTIDWLIKNIKGNNGRVGQWGISYPGFYTAAGIPDAHPALKASSPQAPISDFFFDDFHHQGVFLQSYLAAFAVFGYQHDKPTDKSWYDDKMRRIFEGAPKDGYEFNLNIGPLKNATAKYHHDNFFWQQIIDHPNYDEFWQQRSLLPHLTNVKHSVMAVGGWYDAEDLFGPLNIYKKIESTSPGAYNTIVMGPWSHGDWARENGFQQVNHIYFGDSISTFYQREIERKFFNSILKDGNQPPLPEAYMYDCGLKTWKQFAEWPPKDIPSVKLYFDERGKLSINQPTKTEAVFEYISDPAKPVPYTSQTEGLVFTPRRFMTDDQREASRRPDVITFQTDALTEDITLAGEIAAKLKVSMTGTDADFIVKLIDVYPGDTPNDTKHNPANIIMANYQQLVRSEVFRGRFRNSFEKPEPFNPNQPTDVNFALQDVLHTFKKGHKIMVQIHSTWFPYIDRNPQKYVDNIYKANEEDFIKSTIRVYGSSVVEVGGGDKLKGKIDPKK, encoded by the coding sequence ATGAAAAGAATTCTAGGCCTGTTTTGTCTTTTGGCGGCAAGTAACATTGTGCTGGCTCAGCCAGACTCAGTTCACATCAAAGCCAACTATGAAAAAATGGAAGTACAGATTCCTATGCGAGATGGAGTCAAATTATTTACCTCCATTTACCTTCCCAAAGATAAGTCCAAGGTGTATCCAATCCTTATGCAGCGCACATGCTACAGCGTTGCACCTTACGGGCCAACCCGGTTTCGAAGAAATCTTGGCCCATCGAAATACTTGATGAAGGAGGGATACATTTTCGTTTACCAGGATGTTAGAGGCCGCTGGATGAGCGAAGGGACTTTTGACAACATGCGCCCGAATATTCCCGGTAATGATCGTAAAAATAAAACAGCAATAGATGAAGCCTCTGACACGTGGGACACGATCGATTGGCTTATTAAAAATATCAAGGGCAACAATGGACGTGTAGGACAATGGGGAATTTCTTATCCGGGTTTTTACACTGCTGCGGGGATACCGGATGCACATCCTGCATTGAAAGCATCCTCACCTCAAGCGCCCATCAGTGATTTCTTCTTTGATGATTTTCATCACCAGGGTGTTTTCTTGCAGAGTTACCTGGCGGCTTTCGCAGTGTTCGGTTATCAGCATGATAAACCCACCGACAAGAGCTGGTATGACGACAAGATGAGACGCATTTTTGAAGGCGCTCCAAAAGATGGTTATGAGTTCAACCTCAACATTGGGCCACTGAAAAACGCCACAGCAAAATACCATCATGACAATTTCTTCTGGCAACAAATTATCGATCACCCGAACTACGATGAATTCTGGCAACAGCGAAGTCTGCTTCCTCACCTCACCAATGTGAAGCACTCCGTAATGGCCGTAGGCGGATGGTATGATGCTGAAGATTTATTCGGTCCGCTTAATATTTATAAGAAAATTGAAAGCACTAGTCCTGGCGCGTACAACACGATCGTGATGGGGCCGTGGAGTCATGGCGATTGGGCCCGTGAAAACGGTTTCCAGCAAGTCAACCATATCTATTTTGGTGACAGCATTTCCACTTTTTATCAGCGTGAAATTGAGCGGAAATTTTTTAATTCAATTCTGAAAGATGGAAATCAACCTCCTCTGCCCGAAGCTTACATGTATGACTGTGGACTAAAGACCTGGAAACAGTTTGCCGAATGGCCTCCAAAAGATATTCCTTCGGTGAAATTATACTTTGATGAGAGAGGAAAACTGTCGATCAATCAACCGACAAAGACAGAAGCTGTTTTTGAATACATAAGCGATCCTGCCAAGCCAGTTCCTTATACTTCACAAACGGAAGGTTTAGTATTTACTCCACGCAGATTTATGACGGATGATCAACGTGAAGCATCACGTAGACCGGATGTTATCACCTTTCAAACCGATGCGTTGACGGAAGACATCACACTGGCTGGCGAAATTGCCGCCAAGCTTAAAGTATCAATGACGGGCACTGATGCTGATTTTATTGTTAAACTGATCGATGTCTATCCAGGAGATACTCCCAATGACACCAAGCACAATCCTGCCAACATCATCATGGCCAACTATCAACAATTGGTGAGGAGTGAAGTTTTCCGTGGTCGTTTCAGAAATAGTTTTGAGAAGCCCGAGCCGTTCAACCCTAATCAGCCAACAGATGTCAATTTTGCATTACAAGATGTACTTCACACATTTAAAAAAGGACATAAGATAATGGTGCAGATACACAGCACATGGTTCCCATACATCGATCGTAATCCACAGAAATATGTGGACAACATTTATAAAGCGAACGAAGAGGATTTCATCAAGTCAACAATACGTGTTTATGGGTCTTCTGTTGTTGAGGTTGGCGGTGGCGATAAACTAAAAGGGAAGATCGATCCGAAGAAATAA
- a CDS encoding amino acid permease, with the protein MTGQKKYTLSVGITLVIANMIGTGVFTSLGYQVGPLPSGFSILFLWALGGIVALCGAFTYAEIAASFKRSGGEYYYLGQIFHPALGFASGWISLLVGFAGAISAVAIAIGEYAHDLLGIPVRVIAIIAIVLVSTIHWFGVKAGGIAQNILTSLKLVLIFVFCVAPFFISGVEFSTVSFLPQSLDKELILSAGFAISLVYVVYAYSGWNAAAYITGNLENPEKNLPRSLIIGTLVVVAVYILLNGTFMYVANFAELDGKNDIGNVVAFKLFGPTIGAVFAGLFSTALLSTLSAMTIAGPRVLEAMGEDYPKLQKFTVTNRYEMPYLSIIVQGVWSIFLVIVSSFKEIIQYISVSLSVFAMLTVIGVFIVRKRFPQSSFRLPLYPIPPIFFILVTCWMIYFEFTKNPTVILYSAGTILSGLLMYQWVSRK; encoded by the coding sequence ATGACAGGACAAAAAAAATACACACTCTCCGTAGGTATAACTCTGGTTATTGCCAACATGATTGGCACGGGAGTTTTTACTTCGCTTGGTTACCAGGTCGGGCCACTTCCTTCCGGATTTTCAATTTTGTTTTTATGGGCGCTCGGTGGCATCGTTGCTCTTTGTGGAGCATTCACCTATGCGGAAATCGCGGCCAGCTTTAAAAGGTCGGGCGGAGAGTATTACTACCTGGGGCAGATTTTTCACCCCGCACTTGGATTTGCCTCGGGTTGGATAAGTTTATTAGTGGGTTTTGCAGGAGCGATTTCTGCTGTAGCTATTGCAATCGGGGAGTATGCCCATGATTTGCTTGGAATACCGGTGAGAGTCATTGCAATTATCGCTATTGTTTTGGTCTCAACGATCCATTGGTTTGGCGTCAAAGCAGGAGGGATCGCTCAGAATATTCTTACTTCTCTTAAACTCGTACTGATATTTGTATTTTGTGTGGCGCCATTTTTTATCTCAGGTGTCGAGTTTTCAACTGTATCTTTTCTGCCGCAGTCGCTTGATAAGGAATTGATTCTTAGTGCAGGCTTTGCGATATCACTGGTCTATGTGGTTTACGCCTATTCCGGATGGAACGCTGCCGCATACATTACCGGTAATCTTGAAAATCCAGAGAAAAACTTACCACGGTCGTTGATCATAGGTACACTTGTTGTTGTTGCTGTTTATATCCTGTTAAATGGCACTTTTATGTATGTAGCCAATTTTGCAGAGCTCGATGGCAAAAACGATATAGGAAATGTTGTTGCTTTTAAACTCTTCGGACCGACCATTGGAGCTGTATTCGCCGGACTATTCAGTACGGCACTTCTTTCGACATTAAGTGCCATGACTATTGCCGGACCACGGGTGCTGGAGGCAATGGGTGAAGACTACCCGAAACTGCAAAAATTCACGGTGACTAACCGGTATGAAATGCCTTACCTGTCGATTATCGTGCAAGGGGTGTGGTCAATTTTCCTGGTCATAGTGAGCTCATTCAAGGAGATTATTCAATATATCTCCGTCAGCCTTTCGGTGTTTGCTATGTTAACAGTCATCGGTGTCTTTATTGTAAGGAAGAGATTTCCCCAAAGCTCATTCCGGTTACCATTATACCCGATTCCACCCATCTTCTTCATTTTAGTCACTTGTTGGATGATCTATTTTGAATTCACCAAGAACCCTACAGTGATCCTGTATTCGGCAGGTACAATCCTGTCGGGACTGCTGATGTACCAATGGGTTTCCAGGAAGTAG